The following coding sequences lie in one Pan paniscus chromosome X, NHGRI_mPanPan1-v2.0_pri, whole genome shotgun sequence genomic window:
- the LOC129395283 gene encoding sarcoma antigen 1 isoform X2: protein MQASPLQTSQPTPPEELHAAAYVFTNDGQQMRSDEVNLVATGHQSKKKHSRKSKRHSSSKRRKSMSSWLDKQEDAAVTHSIREERINNGQPAADNVLSTAPPWPGNMAAAGISSISMRDLYATIAHNIREERMENGQSRTDKVLSTAPPQLVHMAAAGIPSMSTRDLHSTVTHNIHEERMENGQPQPDNVLSTGPTGLINMAATPIPAMSARDLYATVTHNVCEQKMENVQPAPDNVLLTLRPRRINMTDTGISPMSTRDPYATITYNVPEEKMEKGQPQPQPDNILSTASTGLINVAGAGTPAISTNGLYSTVPHNVCEEKMENDQPQPNNVLSTVQPVIIYLTATGIPGMNTRDQYATITHNVCEERVVNNQPLPSNALSTVLPGLAYLATADMPAMSTRDQHATIIHNLREEKKDNSQPTPDNVLSAVTPELINLARAGIPPMSTRDQYATVNHHVHEARMENGQRKQDNVLSNFLSGLINMAGASIPAMSSRDLYATITHSVREEKMESGKPQTDKIISNVAPQLGHMASDATVTQNVHEERMENNQPQPSYDLSTVLPGLTYLTAAGIPAMSTRDQYATVTHNVHEEKIKNGQAASDNVFSTVPPALINMAATGVSSMSTRDQYAAVTHNIREEKINNSQPAPGNILSTAPPWLRHMAAAGISSTITRDLYVTTTHSVHEEMTNGQQAPDNSLSTVPPGCINLSGAGISCRSTRDLYATVIHDIQEEEMENDQTPPDGFLSNSDSPELINMTGHRMPPNALDSFSHDFTSLSKDELLYKPDSNEFAVGTKNYSVSAGDPPVTAMSSVETVPNTPQISPAMAKKINDDIKYQLMKEVRRFGQNYERIFILLEEVQGSMKVKRQFVEFTIKEAARFKKVVLIQQLEKALKEIDSHCHLRKVKHMRKR from the exons ATGCTGCAGTCACTCACAGCATTCGTGAAGAGAGGATAAATAACGGCCAACCAGCAGCTGATAACGTCTTGTCAACTGCTCCACCATGGCCTGGTAATATGGCAGCAGCAGGAATTTCATCCATAAGTATGAGAGATCTGT ATGCTACCATCGCTCACAATATCCGTGAAGAGAGGATGGAAAATGGCCAATCTCGAACTGATAAAGTCTTGTCAACTGCTCCACCACAGCTTGTTCATATGGCTGCAGCTGGTATTCCATCCATGAGTACCAGGGATCTGC ATTCTACCGTCACTCACAATATCCATGAAGAGAGAATGGAAAATGGCCAACCCCAACCTGATAACGTCTTGTCAACTGGTCCCACAGGGCTTATTAATATGGCAGCAACTCCTATTCCAGCCATGAGTGCCAGAGATCTCT ATGCTACAGTCACTCACAATGTCTGTGAACAGAAGATGGAAAATGTCCAACCAGCACCTGATAACGTGTTGTTGACTCTTCGACCACGGCGTATTAATATGACAGACACTGGTATTTCACCCATGAGTACCAGGGATCCAT ATGCTACCATCACTTACAATGTCCCTGAGGAGAAGATGGAAAAGggccaaccccaaccccaacctgaTAACATCTTGTCAACTGCTTCAACAGGGCTTATTAATGTGGCAGGAGCTGGTACTCCAGCCATCAGCACCAATGGCCTGT ATTCCACCGTCCCTCACAATGTCTGTGAAGAGAAGATGGAAAATGACCAACCGCAACCTAATAACGTATTGTCAACTGTTCAACCAGTGATTATTTATTTGACAGCAACTGGTATTCCGGGCATGAATACCAGGGATCAGT ATGCTACCATCACTCACAATGTCTGTGAAGAGAGAGTGGTAAATAACCAACCACTACCTAGTAACGCCTTGTCAACTGTTCTACCAGGGCTTGCTTATTTGGCAACAGCTGATATGCCAGCCATGAGTACCAGGGATCAGC ATGCTACCATCATTCACAATCTGCGTGAAGAGAAGAAAGATAACAGCCAACCAACCCCTGATAACGTCTTGTCAGCTGTTACACCAGAGCTTATTAACTTGGCAAGAGCTGGTATTCCACCCATGAGTACCAGGGATCAGT ATGCTACCGTCAATCACCATGTCCATGAAGCAAGGATGGAAAATGGCCAACGAAAACAGGATAACGTCTTGTCAAATTTTCTATCCGGGCTTATTAATATGGCAGGAGCTAGTATTCCAGCAATGAGTTCCAGggatctgt ATGCTACCATTACTCACAGTGTTCGTGAAGAGAAGATGGAAAGTGGCAAACCCCAAACTGATAAGATCATATCAAATGTTGCACCACAGCTTGGTCATATGGCTTCAG ATGCTACCGTCACTCAAAATGTCCATGAAGAGAGGATGGAAAATAACCAACCACAACCTAGTTATGACTTGTCAACTGTTCTACCAGGACTTACTTATTTGACAGCAGCTGGTATTCCGGCCATGAGTACCAGGGATCAGT ATGCTACCGTCACTCACAATGTCCATGAAGAGAAGATTAAAAATGGCCAAGCAGCATCCGATAATGTCTTCTCGACTGTTCCACCAGCACTTATTAATATGGCAGCAACTGGTGTTTCATCCATGAGTACCAGGGATCAGT ATGCTGCAGTCACTCACAACATCCGTGAAGAGAAGATAAATAACAGCCAACCAGCACCTGGTAACATCTTGTCAACTGCTCCTCCATGGCTTCGTCATATGGCAGCAGCTGGAATTTCATCCACGATTACCAGGGATCTGT ATGTCACCACCACTCACAGTGTCCATGAGGAGAtgacaaatggccaacaggcaccTGATAACTCCTTGTCAACGGTTCCACCTGGTTGTATTAATCTGTCAGGAGCTGGTATTTCATGCAGAAGTACCAGGGatctgt ATGCTACTGTCATTCACGATAtccaggaggaggagatggaaaaTGATCAAACCCCTCCTGATGGCTTCCTGTCAAATTCTGATTCACCAGAGCTGATAAATATGACAGGACATCGTATGCCACCCAATGCATTGGATTCTTTCTCTCACGACTTCACAAGTCTCAGCAAAGATGAGCTGCTTTACAAACCTGATAGTAATGAATTTGCGGTAGGCACCAAAAACTACAGTGTCTCTGCAGGTGACCCACCAGTTACAGCAATGTCTTCGGTGGAAACTGTGCCAAATACACCACAAATATCTCCTGCCATGGCAAAGAAAATTAATGatgatataaaatatcaattaatgAAAGAAGTTCGAAGGTTTGGGCAAA attatgaaagaattttcattttgcttgAAGAGGTACAAGGATCTATGAAAGTCAAGAGACAATTTGTTGAATTTACCATCAAGGAAGCAGCAAG GTTTAAAAAAGTTGTCTTAATTCAGCAACTCGAGAAGGCGCTTAAAGAAATAGATTCCCACTGCCATCTCAGAAAAGTTAAGCACATGAGAAAAAGATAA
- the LOC129395283 gene encoding sarcoma antigen 1 isoform X4, producing MQASPLQTSQPTPPEELHAAAYVFTNDGQQMRSDEVNLVATGHQSKKKHSRKSKRHSSSKRRKSMSSWLDKQEDAAVTHSIREERINNGQPAADNVLSTAPPWPDATIAHNIREERMENGQSRTDKVLSTAPPQLVHMAAAGIPSMSTRDLHSTVTHNIHEERMENGQPQPDNVLSTGPTGLINMAATPIPAMSARDLYATVTHNVCEQKMENVQPAPDNVLLTLRPRRINMTDTGISPMSTRDPYATITYNVPEEKMEKGQPQPQPDNILSTASTGLINVAGAGTPAISTNGLYSTVPHNVCEEKMENDQPQPNNVLSTVQPVIIYLTATGIPGMNTRDQYATITHNVCEERVVNNQPLPSNALSTVLPGLAYLATADMPAMSTRDQHATIIHNLREEKKDNSQPTPDNVLSAVTPELINLARAGIPPMSTRDQYATVNHHVHEARMENGQRKQDNVLSNFLSGLINMAGASIPAMSSRDLYATITHSVREEKMESGKPQTDKIISNVAPQLGHMASDATVTQNVHEERMENNQPQPSYDLSTVLPGLTYLTAAGIPAMSTRDQYATVTHNVHEEKIKNGQAASDNVFSTVPPALINMAATGVSSMSTRDQYAAVTHNIREEKINNSQPAPGNILSTAPPWLRHMAAAGISSTITRDLYVTTTHSVHEEMTNGQQAPDNSLSTVPPGCINLSGAGISCRSTRDLYATVIHDIQEEEMENDQTPPDGFLSNSDSPELINMTGHRMPPNALDSFSHDFTSLSKDELLYKPDSNEFAVGTKNYSVSAGDPPVTAMSSVETVPNTPQISPAMAKKINDDIKYQLMKEVRRFGQNYERIFILLEEVQGSMKVKRQFVEFTIKEAARFKKVVLIQQLEKALKEIDSHCHLRKVKHMRKR from the exons ATGCTGCAGTCACTCACAGCATTCGTGAAGAGAGGATAAATAACGGCCAACCAGCAGCTGATAACGTCTTGTCAACTGCTCCACCATGGCCTG ATGCTACCATCGCTCACAATATCCGTGAAGAGAGGATGGAAAATGGCCAATCTCGAACTGATAAAGTCTTGTCAACTGCTCCACCACAGCTTGTTCATATGGCTGCAGCTGGTATTCCATCCATGAGTACCAGGGATCTGC ATTCTACCGTCACTCACAATATCCATGAAGAGAGAATGGAAAATGGCCAACCCCAACCTGATAACGTCTTGTCAACTGGTCCCACAGGGCTTATTAATATGGCAGCAACTCCTATTCCAGCCATGAGTGCCAGAGATCTCT ATGCTACAGTCACTCACAATGTCTGTGAACAGAAGATGGAAAATGTCCAACCAGCACCTGATAACGTGTTGTTGACTCTTCGACCACGGCGTATTAATATGACAGACACTGGTATTTCACCCATGAGTACCAGGGATCCAT ATGCTACCATCACTTACAATGTCCCTGAGGAGAAGATGGAAAAGggccaaccccaaccccaacctgaTAACATCTTGTCAACTGCTTCAACAGGGCTTATTAATGTGGCAGGAGCTGGTACTCCAGCCATCAGCACCAATGGCCTGT ATTCCACCGTCCCTCACAATGTCTGTGAAGAGAAGATGGAAAATGACCAACCGCAACCTAATAACGTATTGTCAACTGTTCAACCAGTGATTATTTATTTGACAGCAACTGGTATTCCGGGCATGAATACCAGGGATCAGT ATGCTACCATCACTCACAATGTCTGTGAAGAGAGAGTGGTAAATAACCAACCACTACCTAGTAACGCCTTGTCAACTGTTCTACCAGGGCTTGCTTATTTGGCAACAGCTGATATGCCAGCCATGAGTACCAGGGATCAGC ATGCTACCATCATTCACAATCTGCGTGAAGAGAAGAAAGATAACAGCCAACCAACCCCTGATAACGTCTTGTCAGCTGTTACACCAGAGCTTATTAACTTGGCAAGAGCTGGTATTCCACCCATGAGTACCAGGGATCAGT ATGCTACCGTCAATCACCATGTCCATGAAGCAAGGATGGAAAATGGCCAACGAAAACAGGATAACGTCTTGTCAAATTTTCTATCCGGGCTTATTAATATGGCAGGAGCTAGTATTCCAGCAATGAGTTCCAGggatctgt ATGCTACCATTACTCACAGTGTTCGTGAAGAGAAGATGGAAAGTGGCAAACCCCAAACTGATAAGATCATATCAAATGTTGCACCACAGCTTGGTCATATGGCTTCAG ATGCTACCGTCACTCAAAATGTCCATGAAGAGAGGATGGAAAATAACCAACCACAACCTAGTTATGACTTGTCAACTGTTCTACCAGGACTTACTTATTTGACAGCAGCTGGTATTCCGGCCATGAGTACCAGGGATCAGT ATGCTACCGTCACTCACAATGTCCATGAAGAGAAGATTAAAAATGGCCAAGCAGCATCCGATAATGTCTTCTCGACTGTTCCACCAGCACTTATTAATATGGCAGCAACTGGTGTTTCATCCATGAGTACCAGGGATCAGT ATGCTGCAGTCACTCACAACATCCGTGAAGAGAAGATAAATAACAGCCAACCAGCACCTGGTAACATCTTGTCAACTGCTCCTCCATGGCTTCGTCATATGGCAGCAGCTGGAATTTCATCCACGATTACCAGGGATCTGT ATGTCACCACCACTCACAGTGTCCATGAGGAGAtgacaaatggccaacaggcaccTGATAACTCCTTGTCAACGGTTCCACCTGGTTGTATTAATCTGTCAGGAGCTGGTATTTCATGCAGAAGTACCAGGGatctgt ATGCTACTGTCATTCACGATAtccaggaggaggagatggaaaaTGATCAAACCCCTCCTGATGGCTTCCTGTCAAATTCTGATTCACCAGAGCTGATAAATATGACAGGACATCGTATGCCACCCAATGCATTGGATTCTTTCTCTCACGACTTCACAAGTCTCAGCAAAGATGAGCTGCTTTACAAACCTGATAGTAATGAATTTGCGGTAGGCACCAAAAACTACAGTGTCTCTGCAGGTGACCCACCAGTTACAGCAATGTCTTCGGTGGAAACTGTGCCAAATACACCACAAATATCTCCTGCCATGGCAAAGAAAATTAATGatgatataaaatatcaattaatgAAAGAAGTTCGAAGGTTTGGGCAAA attatgaaagaattttcattttgcttgAAGAGGTACAAGGATCTATGAAAGTCAAGAGACAATTTGTTGAATTTACCATCAAGGAAGCAGCAAG GTTTAAAAAAGTTGTCTTAATTCAGCAACTCGAGAAGGCGCTTAAAGAAATAGATTCCCACTGCCATCTCAGAAAAGTTAAGCACATGAGAAAAAGATAA
- the LOC129395283 gene encoding sarcoma antigen 1 isoform X1: protein MQASPLQTSQPTPPEELHAAAYVFTNDGQQMRSDEVNLVATGHQSKKKHSRKSKRHSSSKRRKSMSSWLDKQEDAAVTHSIREERINNGQPAADNVLSTAPPWPGNMAAAGISSISMRDLYATIAHNIREERMENGQSRTDKVLSTAPPQLVHMAAAGIPSMSTRDLHSTVTHNIHEERMENGQPQPDNVLSTGPTGLINMAATPIPAMSARDLYATVTHNVCEQKMENVQPAPDNVLLTLRPRRINMTDTGISPMSTRDPYATITYNVPEEKMEKGQPQPQPDNILSTASTGLINVAGAGTPAISTNGLYSTVPHNVCEEKMENDQPQPNNVLSTVQPVIIYLTATGIPGMNTRDQYATITHNVCEERVVNNQPLPSNALSTVLPGLAYLATADMPAMSTRDQHATIIHNLREEKKDNSQPTPDNVLSAVTPELINLARAGIPPMSTRDQYATVNHHVHEARMENGQRKQDNVLSNFLSGLINMAGASIPAMSSRDLYATITHSVREEKMESGKPQTDKIISNVAPQLGHMASGGIPSMTTKDLYATVTQNVHEERMENNQPQPSYDLSTVLPGLTYLTAAGIPAMSTRDQYATVTHNVHEEKIKNGQAASDNVFSTVPPALINMAATGVSSMSTRDQYAAVTHNIREEKINNSQPAPGNILSTAPPWLRHMAAAGISSTITRDLYVTTTHSVHEEMTNGQQAPDNSLSTVPPGCINLSGAGISCRSTRDLYATVIHDIQEEEMENDQTPPDGFLSNSDSPELINMTGHRMPPNALDSFSHDFTSLSKDELLYKPDSNEFAVGTKNYSVSAGDPPVTAMSSVETVPNTPQISPAMAKKINDDIKYQLMKEVRRFGQNYERIFILLEEVQGSMKVKRQFVEFTIKEAARFKKVVLIQQLEKALKEIDSHCHLRKVKHMRKR, encoded by the exons ATGCTGCAGTCACTCACAGCATTCGTGAAGAGAGGATAAATAACGGCCAACCAGCAGCTGATAACGTCTTGTCAACTGCTCCACCATGGCCTGGTAATATGGCAGCAGCAGGAATTTCATCCATAAGTATGAGAGATCTGT ATGCTACCATCGCTCACAATATCCGTGAAGAGAGGATGGAAAATGGCCAATCTCGAACTGATAAAGTCTTGTCAACTGCTCCACCACAGCTTGTTCATATGGCTGCAGCTGGTATTCCATCCATGAGTACCAGGGATCTGC ATTCTACCGTCACTCACAATATCCATGAAGAGAGAATGGAAAATGGCCAACCCCAACCTGATAACGTCTTGTCAACTGGTCCCACAGGGCTTATTAATATGGCAGCAACTCCTATTCCAGCCATGAGTGCCAGAGATCTCT ATGCTACAGTCACTCACAATGTCTGTGAACAGAAGATGGAAAATGTCCAACCAGCACCTGATAACGTGTTGTTGACTCTTCGACCACGGCGTATTAATATGACAGACACTGGTATTTCACCCATGAGTACCAGGGATCCAT ATGCTACCATCACTTACAATGTCCCTGAGGAGAAGATGGAAAAGggccaaccccaaccccaacctgaTAACATCTTGTCAACTGCTTCAACAGGGCTTATTAATGTGGCAGGAGCTGGTACTCCAGCCATCAGCACCAATGGCCTGT ATTCCACCGTCCCTCACAATGTCTGTGAAGAGAAGATGGAAAATGACCAACCGCAACCTAATAACGTATTGTCAACTGTTCAACCAGTGATTATTTATTTGACAGCAACTGGTATTCCGGGCATGAATACCAGGGATCAGT ATGCTACCATCACTCACAATGTCTGTGAAGAGAGAGTGGTAAATAACCAACCACTACCTAGTAACGCCTTGTCAACTGTTCTACCAGGGCTTGCTTATTTGGCAACAGCTGATATGCCAGCCATGAGTACCAGGGATCAGC ATGCTACCATCATTCACAATCTGCGTGAAGAGAAGAAAGATAACAGCCAACCAACCCCTGATAACGTCTTGTCAGCTGTTACACCAGAGCTTATTAACTTGGCAAGAGCTGGTATTCCACCCATGAGTACCAGGGATCAGT ATGCTACCGTCAATCACCATGTCCATGAAGCAAGGATGGAAAATGGCCAACGAAAACAGGATAACGTCTTGTCAAATTTTCTATCCGGGCTTATTAATATGGCAGGAGCTAGTATTCCAGCAATGAGTTCCAGggatctgt ATGCTACCATTACTCACAGTGTTCGTGAAGAGAAGATGGAAAGTGGCAAACCCCAAACTGATAAGATCATATCAAATGTTGCACCACAGCTTGGTCATATGGCTTCAGGTGGTATTCCATCCATGACTACCAAGGATCTGT ATGCTACCGTCACTCAAAATGTCCATGAAGAGAGGATGGAAAATAACCAACCACAACCTAGTTATGACTTGTCAACTGTTCTACCAGGACTTACTTATTTGACAGCAGCTGGTATTCCGGCCATGAGTACCAGGGATCAGT ATGCTACCGTCACTCACAATGTCCATGAAGAGAAGATTAAAAATGGCCAAGCAGCATCCGATAATGTCTTCTCGACTGTTCCACCAGCACTTATTAATATGGCAGCAACTGGTGTTTCATCCATGAGTACCAGGGATCAGT ATGCTGCAGTCACTCACAACATCCGTGAAGAGAAGATAAATAACAGCCAACCAGCACCTGGTAACATCTTGTCAACTGCTCCTCCATGGCTTCGTCATATGGCAGCAGCTGGAATTTCATCCACGATTACCAGGGATCTGT ATGTCACCACCACTCACAGTGTCCATGAGGAGAtgacaaatggccaacaggcaccTGATAACTCCTTGTCAACGGTTCCACCTGGTTGTATTAATCTGTCAGGAGCTGGTATTTCATGCAGAAGTACCAGGGatctgt ATGCTACTGTCATTCACGATAtccaggaggaggagatggaaaaTGATCAAACCCCTCCTGATGGCTTCCTGTCAAATTCTGATTCACCAGAGCTGATAAATATGACAGGACATCGTATGCCACCCAATGCATTGGATTCTTTCTCTCACGACTTCACAAGTCTCAGCAAAGATGAGCTGCTTTACAAACCTGATAGTAATGAATTTGCGGTAGGCACCAAAAACTACAGTGTCTCTGCAGGTGACCCACCAGTTACAGCAATGTCTTCGGTGGAAACTGTGCCAAATACACCACAAATATCTCCTGCCATGGCAAAGAAAATTAATGatgatataaaatatcaattaatgAAAGAAGTTCGAAGGTTTGGGCAAA attatgaaagaattttcattttgcttgAAGAGGTACAAGGATCTATGAAAGTCAAGAGACAATTTGTTGAATTTACCATCAAGGAAGCAGCAAG GTTTAAAAAAGTTGTCTTAATTCAGCAACTCGAGAAGGCGCTTAAAGAAATAGATTCCCACTGCCATCTCAGAAAAGTTAAGCACATGAGAAAAAGATAA
- the LOC129395283 gene encoding sarcoma antigen 1 isoform X3 encodes MQASPLQTSQPTPPEELHAAAYVFTNDGQQMRSDEVNLVATGHQSKKKHSRKSKRHSSSKRRKSMSSWLDKQEDAAVTHSIREERINNGQPAADNVLSTAPPWPDATIAHNIREERMENGQSRTDKVLSTAPPQLVHMAAAGIPSMSTRDLHSTVTHNIHEERMENGQPQPDNVLSTGPTGLINMAATPIPAMSARDLYATVTHNVCEQKMENVQPAPDNVLLTLRPRRINMTDTGISPMSTRDPYATITYNVPEEKMEKGQPQPQPDNILSTASTGLINVAGAGTPAISTNGLYSTVPHNVCEEKMENDQPQPNNVLSTVQPVIIYLTATGIPGMNTRDQYATITHNVCEERVVNNQPLPSNALSTVLPGLAYLATADMPAMSTRDQHATIIHNLREEKKDNSQPTPDNVLSAVTPELINLARAGIPPMSTRDQYATVNHHVHEARMENGQRKQDNVLSNFLSGLINMAGASIPAMSSRDLYATITHSVREEKMESGKPQTDKIISNVAPQLGHMASGGIPSMTTKDLYATVTQNVHEERMENNQPQPSYDLSTVLPGLTYLTAAGIPAMSTRDQYATVTHNVHEEKIKNGQAASDNVFSTVPPALINMAATGVSSMSTRDQYAAVTHNIREEKINNSQPAPGNILSTAPPWLRHMAAAGISSTITRDLYVTTTHSVHEEMTNGQQAPDNSLSTVPPGCINLSGAGISCRSTRDLYATVIHDIQEEEMENDQTPPDGFLSNSDSPELINMTGHRMPPNALDSFSHDFTSLSKDELLYKPDSNEFAVGTKNYSVSAGDPPVTAMSSVETVPNTPQISPAMAKKINDDIKYQLMKEVRRFGQNYERIFILLEEVQGSMKVKRQFVEFTIKEAARFKKVVLIQQLEKALKEIDSHCHLRKVKHMRKR; translated from the exons ATGCTGCAGTCACTCACAGCATTCGTGAAGAGAGGATAAATAACGGCCAACCAGCAGCTGATAACGTCTTGTCAACTGCTCCACCATGGCCTG ATGCTACCATCGCTCACAATATCCGTGAAGAGAGGATGGAAAATGGCCAATCTCGAACTGATAAAGTCTTGTCAACTGCTCCACCACAGCTTGTTCATATGGCTGCAGCTGGTATTCCATCCATGAGTACCAGGGATCTGC ATTCTACCGTCACTCACAATATCCATGAAGAGAGAATGGAAAATGGCCAACCCCAACCTGATAACGTCTTGTCAACTGGTCCCACAGGGCTTATTAATATGGCAGCAACTCCTATTCCAGCCATGAGTGCCAGAGATCTCT ATGCTACAGTCACTCACAATGTCTGTGAACAGAAGATGGAAAATGTCCAACCAGCACCTGATAACGTGTTGTTGACTCTTCGACCACGGCGTATTAATATGACAGACACTGGTATTTCACCCATGAGTACCAGGGATCCAT ATGCTACCATCACTTACAATGTCCCTGAGGAGAAGATGGAAAAGggccaaccccaaccccaacctgaTAACATCTTGTCAACTGCTTCAACAGGGCTTATTAATGTGGCAGGAGCTGGTACTCCAGCCATCAGCACCAATGGCCTGT ATTCCACCGTCCCTCACAATGTCTGTGAAGAGAAGATGGAAAATGACCAACCGCAACCTAATAACGTATTGTCAACTGTTCAACCAGTGATTATTTATTTGACAGCAACTGGTATTCCGGGCATGAATACCAGGGATCAGT ATGCTACCATCACTCACAATGTCTGTGAAGAGAGAGTGGTAAATAACCAACCACTACCTAGTAACGCCTTGTCAACTGTTCTACCAGGGCTTGCTTATTTGGCAACAGCTGATATGCCAGCCATGAGTACCAGGGATCAGC ATGCTACCATCATTCACAATCTGCGTGAAGAGAAGAAAGATAACAGCCAACCAACCCCTGATAACGTCTTGTCAGCTGTTACACCAGAGCTTATTAACTTGGCAAGAGCTGGTATTCCACCCATGAGTACCAGGGATCAGT ATGCTACCGTCAATCACCATGTCCATGAAGCAAGGATGGAAAATGGCCAACGAAAACAGGATAACGTCTTGTCAAATTTTCTATCCGGGCTTATTAATATGGCAGGAGCTAGTATTCCAGCAATGAGTTCCAGggatctgt ATGCTACCATTACTCACAGTGTTCGTGAAGAGAAGATGGAAAGTGGCAAACCCCAAACTGATAAGATCATATCAAATGTTGCACCACAGCTTGGTCATATGGCTTCAGGTGGTATTCCATCCATGACTACCAAGGATCTGT ATGCTACCGTCACTCAAAATGTCCATGAAGAGAGGATGGAAAATAACCAACCACAACCTAGTTATGACTTGTCAACTGTTCTACCAGGACTTACTTATTTGACAGCAGCTGGTATTCCGGCCATGAGTACCAGGGATCAGT ATGCTACCGTCACTCACAATGTCCATGAAGAGAAGATTAAAAATGGCCAAGCAGCATCCGATAATGTCTTCTCGACTGTTCCACCAGCACTTATTAATATGGCAGCAACTGGTGTTTCATCCATGAGTACCAGGGATCAGT ATGCTGCAGTCACTCACAACATCCGTGAAGAGAAGATAAATAACAGCCAACCAGCACCTGGTAACATCTTGTCAACTGCTCCTCCATGGCTTCGTCATATGGCAGCAGCTGGAATTTCATCCACGATTACCAGGGATCTGT ATGTCACCACCACTCACAGTGTCCATGAGGAGAtgacaaatggccaacaggcaccTGATAACTCCTTGTCAACGGTTCCACCTGGTTGTATTAATCTGTCAGGAGCTGGTATTTCATGCAGAAGTACCAGGGatctgt ATGCTACTGTCATTCACGATAtccaggaggaggagatggaaaaTGATCAAACCCCTCCTGATGGCTTCCTGTCAAATTCTGATTCACCAGAGCTGATAAATATGACAGGACATCGTATGCCACCCAATGCATTGGATTCTTTCTCTCACGACTTCACAAGTCTCAGCAAAGATGAGCTGCTTTACAAACCTGATAGTAATGAATTTGCGGTAGGCACCAAAAACTACAGTGTCTCTGCAGGTGACCCACCAGTTACAGCAATGTCTTCGGTGGAAACTGTGCCAAATACACCACAAATATCTCCTGCCATGGCAAAGAAAATTAATGatgatataaaatatcaattaatgAAAGAAGTTCGAAGGTTTGGGCAAA attatgaaagaattttcattttgcttgAAGAGGTACAAGGATCTATGAAAGTCAAGAGACAATTTGTTGAATTTACCATCAAGGAAGCAGCAAG GTTTAAAAAAGTTGTCTTAATTCAGCAACTCGAGAAGGCGCTTAAAGAAATAGATTCCCACTGCCATCTCAGAAAAGTTAAGCACATGAGAAAAAGATAA